A stretch of the Mycobacteroides immunogenum genome encodes the following:
- a CDS encoding ABC transporter ATP-binding protein, whose product MPPVQLKLNNVGVHYGPIQAVNTLSFDVREGELVTLLGSNGAGKSTAMRAISGLVPLSSGTIFFEGQDISKMKAHKRVRAGIVQAPEGRGIFPGMTVAENLEMGCYGRRFKSRAERRERIDWINALFPRLAERRHQPGGTLSGGEQQMLSIGRALMARPKILLLDEPSMGLAPLLITKIFNIIEEINASGTTVVLVEQNAQQALSRSDHAYILETGSVVRSGPGRELLQDDSIRSAYLGVV is encoded by the coding sequence ATGCCTCCCGTACAGCTGAAGCTCAACAACGTTGGCGTGCACTACGGTCCCATCCAAGCGGTGAACACACTCTCCTTCGATGTGCGCGAGGGCGAGCTGGTCACACTGCTGGGTTCCAACGGGGCCGGCAAGTCGACCGCCATGCGTGCCATCTCCGGACTGGTCCCGCTCAGTTCCGGGACCATCTTCTTTGAAGGCCAGGACATCTCGAAGATGAAGGCGCACAAGCGCGTCAGGGCCGGTATCGTGCAGGCGCCGGAAGGCCGTGGGATATTCCCGGGCATGACGGTCGCAGAAAATCTCGAAATGGGCTGCTACGGGCGGCGATTCAAATCGCGCGCGGAACGGCGTGAACGTATCGACTGGATCAACGCGTTGTTTCCGCGATTGGCCGAACGTAGGCATCAACCTGGTGGCACGCTGTCGGGCGGCGAGCAACAGATGCTATCCATTGGACGTGCGCTGATGGCCAGGCCCAAGATCCTGTTGCTGGACGAACCGTCGATGGGTCTGGCACCACTGCTGATCACGAAGATCTTCAACATCATTGAGGAGATCAATGCCTCCGGGACCACGGTGGTACTGGTCGAGCAGAACGCCCAGCAGGCGCTGAGCCGTTCGGATCATGCGTACATCCTGGAGACCGGATCGGTGGTCCGCTCCGGGCCTGGTCGAGAACTGCTGCAGGACGACAGCATTCGCTCCGCCTATCTGGGCGTGGTCTGA
- a CDS encoding ABC transporter ATP-binding protein, which translates to MTKHRDNSLEDEPDSADVIETVEAAEPDDVPAPDDPGETEVLLEVKELTLKFGGLQALDGVSFDIRRGEILGLVGPNGAGKTTCFNAITGICKPTSGSIVFNGKPLRRLRRHQITRRGIARTFQNIRLFGEMTALENVAVGTDARHKTSVLGALLRTPRHRREEHYAVDVGMGLLDFVGIADVADVKAKNLPYGSQRRLEIARALATEPKLLCLDEPAAGFTPSEKESLIELIERIRDYGYTVLLIEHDMKLVMGVTDRIVVLEFGRKIADGLPAEVRNDPAVIEAYLGVADEEFHGPGWLDSATTDSESER; encoded by the coding sequence ATGACCAAGCATCGCGACAACAGCCTTGAGGACGAGCCGGATTCCGCCGACGTGATCGAGACGGTGGAGGCAGCCGAACCTGACGACGTGCCGGCACCGGATGACCCGGGCGAGACCGAGGTCCTGCTCGAGGTCAAGGAACTGACCCTCAAATTCGGAGGATTGCAGGCGCTCGACGGGGTAAGTTTCGATATCCGCCGCGGCGAGATCCTGGGTCTCGTCGGCCCCAACGGCGCGGGCAAGACCACCTGTTTCAACGCCATCACCGGGATCTGCAAACCGACATCGGGCAGTATCGTCTTCAACGGCAAGCCGCTGCGCCGGCTGCGCCGCCATCAGATCACCCGCCGCGGCATCGCCCGCACCTTTCAGAACATCCGTCTGTTCGGTGAGATGACGGCGCTGGAGAATGTCGCGGTGGGAACCGATGCCCGCCATAAGACATCGGTGCTGGGAGCGTTGTTGCGTACCCCGCGGCACCGTCGCGAGGAGCACTACGCCGTCGATGTGGGGATGGGCTTGCTCGATTTCGTCGGCATCGCCGATGTGGCGGACGTGAAGGCCAAGAATCTGCCGTACGGAAGTCAGCGCCGGCTTGAGATCGCACGCGCGCTGGCCACGGAGCCAAAGCTGCTCTGTCTGGATGAGCCGGCGGCCGGCTTCACACCCAGCGAAAAGGAATCGCTGATCGAATTGATCGAGCGTATCCGGGATTACGGGTACACCGTGCTACTTATCGAGCACGACATGAAGCTGGTCATGGGCGTCACCGACCGCATTGTGGTGCTCGAATTCGGCAGAAAGATCGCCGACGGCCTGCCTGCAGAGGTCAGGAATGATCCCGCCGTCATCGAGGCCTACCTGGGCGTGGCCGATGAGGAATTTCACGGTCCCGGATGGCTCGATTCGGCCACAACCGATTCTGAAAGCGAGAGGTAG
- a CDS encoding YwaF family protein — protein MASVALREFHQYGPSHLAAMALFGCGAVALVWLGRRQTDTQARMLGRVLGATTAVIYGAILVAGLHPPRLEVSLPLRLTDLATMVCAYALWSQRHWAFALTYYWGLVLSSQALISPVLTGPDFPGLGFLAFWSIHLLVVWAAIYLTWGRGMRPTWRSYRMVVAVSIAWVIITMGFNAIAGSNYGFLNRKPSTASLLDVMGPWPWYVAVATALVLMVWALMTWPWERSADKTVDPQTTPR, from the coding sequence ATGGCATCCGTCGCACTACGGGAGTTTCATCAGTATGGCCCGTCTCACCTGGCGGCCATGGCACTGTTCGGATGCGGTGCTGTCGCCCTGGTGTGGTTGGGGCGCAGGCAAACTGATACCCAAGCCCGCATGCTCGGCCGGGTCCTGGGTGCCACCACCGCCGTGATCTACGGCGCGATACTGGTGGCAGGACTACATCCGCCGCGCCTCGAGGTGTCCCTGCCGCTGCGCCTCACCGATCTGGCAACCATGGTCTGCGCCTATGCCCTGTGGTCCCAGCGACATTGGGCGTTCGCGTTGACGTACTACTGGGGACTGGTGCTGAGCAGCCAAGCGCTGATCTCTCCGGTCCTGACGGGCCCGGACTTCCCCGGCCTGGGGTTCCTCGCTTTTTGGTCGATTCACCTCTTGGTCGTCTGGGCCGCGATCTACCTCACCTGGGGCCGGGGTATGCGACCAACCTGGCGCAGCTATCGAATGGTGGTCGCCGTCAGCATCGCCTGGGTGATCATCACCATGGGGTTCAACGCTATCGCCGGCTCCAACTACGGATTTCTCAACCGAAAGCCCTCGACGGCAAGCCTGTTAGACGTGATGGGACCCTGGCCGTGGTACGTGGCTGTTGCGACCGCATTGGTACTCATGGTGTGGGCATTGATGACCTGGCCGTGGGAACGGTCCGCGGATAAGACCGTGGATCCTCAGACCACGCCCAGATAG
- a CDS encoding Zn-ribbon domain-containing OB-fold protein → MPTDQAPAIDGWFDTDESGQPHLIGGKCTHCATIVFPPRANNCPNPACDSDVLDQVPLSSRGTVWSYTENQYAPPPPYPACDPYQPYAIAAVELAAEGIIVLGKVVTGTGAADLKVGQAMELALEPLYTDDDGVERLVYAWKKVSA, encoded by the coding sequence GTGCCTACAGACCAAGCGCCCGCCATCGACGGCTGGTTCGATACCGATGAATCCGGCCAGCCGCATTTGATCGGCGGCAAGTGCACGCACTGCGCCACCATCGTCTTTCCACCGCGTGCCAACAACTGCCCCAACCCGGCATGCGACAGCGATGTCCTGGATCAGGTGCCGCTCTCCTCGCGTGGCACGGTCTGGAGCTACACGGAGAATCAGTACGCTCCGCCTCCGCCCTATCCGGCCTGCGACCCGTACCAGCCCTACGCCATCGCGGCAGTCGAGCTGGCTGCCGAGGGCATCATCGTGCTCGGCAAGGTGGTGACCGGTACCGGTGCTGCCGACCTGAAGGTCGGTCAGGCCATGGAACTTGCGCTGGAACCGCTCTACACCGACGACGACGGCGTTGAGCGCCTGGTCTACGCATGGAAGAAGGTCTCCGCATGA
- a CDS encoding FAD-dependent oxidoreductase: MAKILRTQVCVAGGGPAGLVHALLLARAGINVVVLEKHGDFLRDFRGDTVHPTTLRIMDDIGLVDEFLMLPHQKVDHIAFDSDGQLRTFGDFRVLKWLGYKHPYIAFMPQWDFLDFLAEKAQKYQEFTLIRNAEAIDLVVDEDRVIGVRTPDLEVRAELVIAADGRKSAVRAASGLHTAQESSPMDVLWFRLNRRPGDPDETFAILRRGMLLAMIHRGDYWQVAHLLPKGAGPQQGSLEAFKKRLVTARPQLRDHVNDLRSWADTSHLDVRVDRLKTWWRSGLLCIGDAAHAMSPAGGVGINLAVADAVAAANIVVQPLRTGNLTDRDLARVQRRRELPTKAVQAFQVFVQNNVIKPVLTGDLSPIKLPFFVGRGPLKFIPPIAVGRGLRPERVHTPDVH; this comes from the coding sequence GTGGCGAAGATTCTGCGGACACAGGTATGTGTCGCGGGCGGAGGGCCCGCGGGGCTGGTGCACGCTCTGCTGCTGGCCAGGGCGGGAATCAACGTGGTCGTGCTGGAAAAACACGGAGATTTCTTGCGCGACTTCCGTGGGGACACGGTGCACCCAACCACCCTGCGGATCATGGATGACATCGGGCTCGTCGACGAATTCCTCATGCTGCCCCATCAGAAGGTCGACCACATCGCCTTCGACAGCGACGGGCAGCTGCGCACATTCGGCGACTTCCGCGTACTGAAGTGGCTGGGTTACAAACACCCGTACATCGCGTTCATGCCGCAGTGGGACTTTCTGGATTTCCTTGCCGAAAAGGCCCAGAAATACCAGGAGTTCACGCTGATTCGCAATGCGGAAGCCATTGATCTCGTCGTTGACGAGGATCGCGTGATTGGCGTGCGCACCCCGGATCTAGAAGTACGGGCGGAGCTGGTGATCGCAGCCGATGGGCGAAAGTCGGCCGTGCGCGCCGCCTCTGGCTTGCACACGGCCCAAGAGAGCTCGCCGATGGACGTCCTCTGGTTCCGGTTGAATCGCCGACCCGGCGACCCCGATGAGACGTTCGCGATCCTGCGGCGGGGCATGCTGTTGGCGATGATCCATCGCGGAGACTACTGGCAGGTCGCGCACCTGCTACCCAAAGGCGCAGGGCCGCAGCAGGGGTCACTGGAAGCGTTCAAGAAACGCCTGGTGACGGCGCGCCCGCAGCTGCGCGATCATGTAAACGATCTGCGCTCCTGGGCCGATACCAGTCATCTGGACGTGCGGGTCGATCGCCTCAAGACCTGGTGGCGGTCCGGCCTGCTCTGCATCGGCGATGCCGCACACGCCATGTCACCGGCCGGCGGCGTCGGCATCAATCTCGCTGTCGCCGATGCGGTAGCAGCTGCCAACATCGTCGTACAACCGCTGCGCACCGGGAATCTCACCGATCGGGACCTCGCCCGGGTGCAGCGACGGCGCGAACTGCCCACCAAAGCGGTGCAGGCATTTCAGGTGTTCGTACAGAACAACGTGATCAAGCCGGTGCTTACCGGGGACCTGTCCCCCATCAAGCTGCCGTTCTTCGTCGGGCGAGGTCCACTCAAGTTCATTCCGCCGATTGCCGTCGGCAGAGGCCTACGACCGGAACGGGTGCACACGCCCGACGTGCACTGA
- the polA gene encoding DNA polymerase I: MSVTAPATKTGTKQPTLLLLDGNSLAFRAFYALPAENFKTQSGLTTNAVYGFTSMLINLLRDEAPTHVAAAFDVSRKTFRSERYPEYKATRSATPDEFRGQIDITKEVLQALGITVLAEEGFEADDIIATLATQGQADGFKVFVVTGDRDSLQLVNDDVTVLYPRKGVSDLTRFTPEAVVEKYGLTPTQYPDFAALRGDPSDNLPGIPGVGEKTAAKWILEYGSLQELVDKADTVRGKVGDSLRANLASVILNRELTDLVRTVPLPYVPTQLALAPWDRDQIHRLFDDLEFRVLRDRLFETLEAVEPEVDEGFQLTGQALEPGTVAEWLTKHAGDGRRSGLAVVGTYTPYDGDATAVAIASADGDGAYIDTTTVTPDDEAALAGWLADPDRPKALHEAKQAIHALAGRGWQLDGVTSDTALAAYLVRPGQRSFALDDLSLRYLRRELRAEDDGEQQLSLLDEDGAGDAKAAQAQMLRARAVIDLADALDVELERIESATLLADMELPVQRVLAGLEAVGIAVDADHLTSLQNQFATGIREAADAAYAVIGKQINLGSPKQLQVVLFDELGMPKTKKTKTGYTTDADALQTLFDKTGHPFLEHLLTHRDVTRLKVTVDGLLKSVAADGRIHTTFNQTIAATGRLSSTEPNLQNIPVRTEAGREIRDGFVVGAGYSELMTVDYSQIEMRIMAHLSADEGLIEAFNTGEDLHSFVAARAFGVPIDEVTAELRRRVKAMSYGLAYGLSAYGLATQLKISNDEAKEQMDQYFSRFGGVRDYLRAVVDQARKDGYTSTVLGRRRYLPDLDSGDRLRREAAERAALNAPIQGSAADIIKVAMITTDKALRDKGLQSRMLLQVHDELLFEVAEGERDSLEALVRDTMGSAYPLDVPLEVSVGYGRSWDAAAH; encoded by the coding sequence ATGAGTGTGACTGCGCCTGCGACGAAGACCGGAACCAAACAGCCGACCCTCCTGCTGCTCGACGGTAACTCGCTGGCCTTCCGCGCGTTTTACGCGCTCCCGGCAGAGAACTTCAAGACACAGTCGGGCCTGACCACCAACGCGGTCTACGGGTTCACCTCGATGTTGATCAATCTGTTGCGCGACGAGGCCCCTACACACGTGGCCGCCGCCTTCGACGTTTCCCGCAAGACCTTCCGCTCCGAGCGGTACCCCGAATACAAGGCCACGCGCTCGGCCACTCCCGACGAATTTCGCGGACAGATCGACATCACCAAGGAAGTCCTACAAGCGCTGGGCATCACGGTGCTAGCTGAGGAGGGCTTCGAGGCCGATGACATCATCGCCACCCTGGCAACACAGGGGCAGGCAGACGGGTTCAAGGTCTTCGTGGTCACCGGTGATCGTGACTCGCTGCAGCTCGTCAACGACGACGTGACGGTGTTGTATCCGCGCAAGGGGGTCAGCGATCTCACCCGGTTCACTCCGGAGGCGGTGGTCGAGAAGTACGGGCTCACGCCCACCCAGTACCCGGACTTCGCGGCGCTGCGTGGCGACCCGAGCGACAACCTGCCCGGGATTCCCGGTGTCGGAGAGAAGACCGCGGCCAAGTGGATTCTCGAGTACGGATCGCTGCAGGAGCTGGTCGACAAGGCCGACACCGTGCGCGGAAAGGTCGGTGACTCGCTGCGCGCCAACCTCGCGTCGGTGATTCTCAACCGCGAGCTCACCGATCTTGTGCGGACGGTGCCGCTTCCCTATGTGCCCACCCAGCTGGCCCTGGCGCCGTGGGACCGCGACCAGATTCACCGCTTGTTCGACGACCTGGAGTTCCGGGTGCTCCGCGATCGGCTGTTCGAAACCTTGGAAGCCGTGGAACCCGAGGTGGACGAGGGGTTCCAGCTGACCGGCCAGGCGTTGGAGCCCGGCACGGTCGCCGAGTGGCTGACCAAGCATGCCGGCGATGGCCGCCGTAGCGGTCTCGCGGTGGTAGGGACCTACACACCGTATGACGGCGATGCCACCGCCGTGGCCATCGCGTCTGCCGATGGGGACGGCGCGTACATCGACACCACAACAGTCACTCCCGACGATGAGGCCGCGTTGGCTGGGTGGCTGGCCGACCCCGACCGCCCGAAGGCGCTGCACGAGGCGAAACAGGCCATTCACGCGTTGGCCGGTCGCGGCTGGCAGCTCGACGGTGTCACCTCCGACACCGCACTCGCCGCGTATCTAGTGCGTCCGGGGCAGCGCAGCTTCGCACTTGACGATTTGTCTCTACGGTATTTGCGCCGCGAGCTGCGCGCTGAAGACGATGGGGAACAACAGCTTTCACTGCTCGATGAGGACGGCGCGGGCGACGCGAAGGCTGCGCAGGCGCAGATGCTGCGCGCCCGTGCCGTGATCGACCTCGCCGATGCGCTCGACGTCGAGCTCGAACGCATCGAGTCTGCGACGCTGCTCGCCGACATGGAGCTACCGGTCCAGCGAGTGCTCGCGGGCCTCGAAGCCGTCGGTATCGCGGTCGACGCCGATCACCTGACCTCGTTGCAGAATCAATTCGCCACCGGCATACGGGAAGCCGCCGATGCGGCATACGCGGTGATCGGCAAGCAGATCAACCTGGGCTCACCGAAGCAGCTCCAAGTGGTGCTCTTCGATGAGCTGGGCATGCCCAAGACCAAGAAGACAAAGACTGGTTACACCACCGACGCGGATGCCCTGCAGACGTTGTTCGACAAGACCGGGCATCCTTTCCTGGAGCATCTGCTCACCCACCGCGATGTCACCCGGCTGAAGGTAACGGTCGACGGCCTGCTCAAATCGGTTGCAGCCGACGGCCGTATCCACACCACCTTCAACCAGACGATCGCGGCAACGGGCCGACTTTCGTCCACTGAGCCGAACCTGCAGAACATCCCGGTGCGCACCGAAGCGGGCCGGGAAATCCGCGACGGATTCGTCGTCGGCGCAGGCTATTCGGAGCTGATGACCGTCGACTACAGCCAGATCGAGATGCGCATCATGGCGCACCTGTCGGCCGACGAGGGGTTGATCGAGGCCTTCAATACGGGCGAGGATCTGCACTCATTCGTGGCGGCGCGTGCGTTCGGGGTACCCATCGACGAGGTCACCGCCGAGTTGCGCCGCCGGGTCAAGGCGATGTCCTATGGCCTGGCCTACGGACTGTCGGCCTATGGTCTGGCCACCCAGCTCAAGATCTCCAATGACGAGGCCAAAGAGCAGATGGATCAGTACTTCTCGCGGTTCGGCGGGGTGCGTGATTACCTGCGTGCGGTGGTCGATCAGGCCCGCAAGGACGGATACACCTCAACCGTGCTCGGCCGCCGCCGGTACCTGCCGGACTTGGACAGCGGTGACCGTCTGCGTCGTGAGGCGGCCGAACGTGCCGCCCTCAACGCGCCGATTCAGGGGAGTGCGGCTGACATCATCAAGGTCGCGATGATCACCACCGACAAGGCTTTGCGAGACAAGGGCTTACAGTCGCGGATGCTCCTGCAGGTACACGATGAGCTCCTCTTCGAGGTGGCAGAGGGCGAGCGGGACAGCCTGGAAGCTTTGGTGCGCGACACCATGGGGTCGGCGTATCCGCTCGATGTGCCGCTTGAGGTGTCCGTGGGATACGGCCGCAGTTGGGATGCCGCAGCCCACTGA
- a CDS encoding VOC family protein, with protein sequence MGIAFNHTIVHSRDRDESARFFTDVFGLSAAQEFGHFLNVVLEHGGNLDFATIAAADITPQHYAFLVDEDDFDAIYGRIVDRGLEHWADPRAQHPGEINHHDGGRGVYFRDPSGHYLEIITRPYGSGETSGS encoded by the coding sequence ATGGGTATCGCGTTCAACCATACGATCGTTCATTCACGAGACCGCGATGAGTCCGCGCGGTTCTTCACCGACGTCTTCGGCCTGTCCGCCGCGCAGGAATTCGGGCACTTCCTGAATGTGGTGCTCGAACACGGCGGCAATCTCGATTTCGCGACCATCGCGGCCGCCGATATCACCCCTCAGCACTATGCCTTCTTGGTCGATGAGGACGATTTCGACGCGATCTACGGACGCATCGTCGATCGCGGCCTCGAGCATTGGGCAGATCCGCGTGCCCAGCATCCGGGCGAGATCAATCACCACGACGGCGGTCGCGGGGTCTACTTCCGCGACCCCTCGGGTCACTATCTGGAGATCATCACCCGGCCCTACGGATCAGGTGAGACATCGGGGTCTTAG
- a CDS encoding HNH endonuclease signature motif containing protein: MFEALGDGELIDVISSAQRAEAQAASRRLTAIGVLVDRHADPGREDLRDRFAVDRWDEVAAQVAAAQGITHALASHQMRYAYVLRYRLRAISERFAAGDIVFRTVALIIARTELVEDDRVVAAVDAAIAEALPRWERWSVKRLTAALDALVYRHDRDAVGRAKTATDDRHLEIRPRDTGDPLAEVWGVLQTPHAVALNLRLNQLARTVCAADPRTHAQLRADTVGALTQCLDQMRCACGDPDCAGRAVVDCPVVVNMVVNQDTLDDTECCEPALVSGFGVVNSAQARQMAMQPGARVRSLIASEGVDGYRPTRALAAFVRCRDLMCRFPGCSHPADSAELDHSVPYADGGSTAVGNLKALCRKHHLLKTFCGWREIQEPDGTVVWKAPTGHAYVTTPAGGLLFGNLTRARTRTQDRQQRRRTERNLNRRERLRRDSARVAHAKADPPPF, translated from the coding sequence ATGTTCGAAGCCTTGGGGGATGGTGAACTGATCGACGTGATCAGTTCCGCCCAGCGCGCCGAGGCGCAGGCCGCTTCACGGCGTCTTACTGCTATCGGGGTGCTGGTGGATCGGCACGCCGATCCCGGGCGGGAGGACCTTCGCGACAGGTTCGCGGTAGATCGCTGGGACGAGGTGGCCGCGCAGGTGGCGGCTGCTCAGGGCATTACCCATGCGCTGGCCTCGCACCAGATGCGCTACGCGTACGTGCTGCGGTATCGCTTGCGTGCCATATCGGAACGATTCGCAGCCGGTGACATCGTCTTTCGCACCGTCGCGTTGATCATCGCGCGTACCGAATTGGTCGAGGACGACAGGGTGGTCGCCGCGGTAGATGCCGCGATCGCTGAAGCGCTGCCCCGCTGGGAACGCTGGTCGGTGAAGCGGCTTACCGCCGCTCTGGATGCCCTGGTGTATCGCCACGATCGTGATGCGGTGGGCCGCGCCAAGACTGCTACCGACGATCGGCACCTCGAAATCCGGCCTCGGGATACCGGTGATCCGCTGGCTGAAGTCTGGGGTGTGCTGCAGACCCCGCACGCGGTGGCGCTCAACTTGAGGCTCAATCAGCTGGCGCGCACGGTATGCGCTGCCGATCCACGCACCCATGCTCAATTGCGTGCGGATACTGTCGGCGCTCTTACTCAATGCCTCGATCAGATGCGCTGCGCTTGCGGTGACCCCGACTGTGCCGGACGCGCGGTCGTCGACTGTCCGGTCGTCGTAAACATGGTCGTCAATCAGGACACCCTGGATGACACCGAATGCTGTGAGCCCGCACTGGTGTCCGGATTCGGAGTCGTGAACTCGGCCCAAGCACGTCAGATGGCCATGCAACCGGGTGCCCGGGTCCGCTCCCTGATTGCGAGCGAGGGCGTCGATGGCTACCGGCCCACCCGCGCTCTCGCTGCTTTTGTGCGGTGTCGTGATCTGATGTGCCGCTTCCCTGGCTGCTCGCACCCTGCGGACTCCGCCGAGCTCGACCACAGTGTCCCCTACGCCGACGGTGGATCTACCGCTGTTGGTAATCTTAAAGCGTTGTGCCGCAAGCATCATCTGCTGAAGACCTTCTGCGGGTGGCGCGAAATCCAAGAACCGGATGGCACCGTTGTCTGGAAGGCGCCCACGGGCCACGCTTACGTCACCACCCCGGCTGGCGGGTTGCTCTTCGGCAATCTCACTCGGGCTCGTACCCGAACCCAAGACCGCCAGCAACGGCGACGAACCGAGCGAAATCTCAACCGGCGCGAACGTCTGCGGCGCGATAGCGCTCGGGTGGCGCACGCCAAAGCCGACCCGCCACCGTTCTAA
- a CDS encoding lipid-transfer protein, which yields MSRTPDPVYILGAGMHPWGKWGRDFTEYGVAAARTALQDAELDWRQIQFVAGADTIRNGYPGFIAGSTFAQKLGWNGVPISSTYAACASGSQALQSARAQILAGFCDVALVIGADTTPKGFFAPVGGERKADPDWQRFHLIGATNPVYFAMLARRRMDLYGATAEDFAQVKVKNSRHGLNNPNARFRKESSVEDVLASPVVSDPLRLLDICATSDGAAALIVASADFAKKHLGSVEGVPSVRAVATITPKYPQHLPELPDIATDSTAVVPAPERVFKDQIVDAAYAEAGIGPEDISLAEVYDLSTALELDWYEHLGLCPKGEGEQLLRSGATTVGGRVPVNASGGLACFGEAIPAQAIAQVCELTWQLRGQAGDRQVEGARVGITANQGLFGNGSSVIVAR from the coding sequence ATGAGCCGCACCCCGGATCCGGTCTACATCCTCGGTGCGGGGATGCACCCATGGGGCAAGTGGGGACGGGACTTCACCGAGTACGGCGTCGCTGCTGCGCGCACCGCACTGCAGGATGCCGAATTGGACTGGCGTCAAATTCAGTTCGTTGCCGGTGCGGACACCATTCGCAACGGATATCCGGGATTCATCGCCGGCTCGACGTTCGCTCAGAAACTCGGCTGGAACGGCGTGCCCATCAGTTCCACCTACGCGGCCTGCGCCAGCGGCTCGCAGGCGTTGCAAAGCGCCCGCGCGCAGATTCTCGCCGGGTTCTGCGATGTGGCGCTCGTGATCGGGGCCGACACCACTCCGAAGGGCTTCTTCGCCCCTGTCGGCGGTGAGCGCAAGGCTGACCCCGACTGGCAACGGTTCCACCTCATCGGTGCCACCAACCCCGTGTACTTCGCGATGCTCGCGCGGCGGCGGATGGATCTGTACGGCGCGACCGCCGAGGACTTCGCCCAGGTGAAGGTGAAGAACTCGCGGCACGGCCTGAACAACCCGAACGCCCGTTTCCGCAAGGAGTCCTCGGTCGAGGACGTGCTGGCCAGCCCGGTGGTGTCGGATCCGTTGCGGCTGCTGGACATCTGTGCGACAAGCGACGGTGCCGCGGCCCTCATCGTGGCGAGCGCCGATTTCGCCAAGAAGCACCTCGGCTCGGTAGAAGGTGTCCCGTCGGTGCGCGCGGTCGCGACCATCACCCCGAAGTACCCACAGCACCTTCCGGAATTGCCGGATATCGCAACCGATTCCACCGCGGTGGTGCCGGCGCCGGAGCGAGTGTTCAAGGACCAGATCGTCGACGCCGCCTACGCCGAAGCCGGTATCGGGCCCGAGGACATCAGCCTTGCCGAGGTATACGACCTTTCGACGGCCCTCGAGCTGGACTGGTATGAGCACCTGGGTCTGTGCCCCAAGGGTGAGGGAGAACAGCTGCTGCGCAGCGGCGCCACCACGGTCGGAGGCCGGGTTCCGGTGAATGCCTCCGGGGGCCTGGCGTGTTTCGGCGAGGCCATCCCGGCACAGGCCATCGCGCAGGTGTGTGAGCTGACCTGGCAGTTGCGTGGACAAGCCGGGGACCGTCAGGTAGAGGGTGCCCGGGTCGGTATCACCGCCAACCAGGGTCTATTCGGCAATGGTTCGTCAGTGATCGTCGCGCGGTAA